The following are encoded in a window of Oncorhynchus kisutch isolate 150728-3 unplaced genomic scaffold, Okis_V2 scaffold1285, whole genome shotgun sequence genomic DNA:
- the LOC116365785 gene encoding gastrula zinc finger protein xLCGF3.1-like — MDCFTSFYDPEELRRHTCRPRPCTDCRDCFTCPTHPKSPHQIHKRKKPHPYGQCAERFQTPSTLKRHQLIHTGKKSWKRFHRVDTVKAHQRIHTGEKPFHCSLCGKTFGWSIHLKRHQKIHTEEKPFHCSQCGKSFNQLSNLTKHQQTHTREKPFHCSQCGKSFSLSSYLKKHQITHTEEKPFSCDHCGKSFKLEGSLKSHQRMHSGEKPHHCSQCGKSFGQAGDLKRHQRIHSGEKPYHCSQCGKSFSRLNVLKQHQRGHTGENPFHCSQCGKTFSEKGNLKQHQRIHTGEKPYSCDQCGNCFKWKEMLKEHQEVIHSAVPNTDLIMELPSWAATYLTNID, encoded by the coding sequence ATGGACTGCTTCACTAGTTTCTATGATCCAGAGGAGTTGAGAAGGCACACTTGTAGGCCAAGACCCTGCACAGACTGCAGAGACTGTTTTACTTGTCCAACTCACCCCAAATCTCCCCATCAGATTCACAAAAGAAAGAAGCCTCACCCGTATGGTCAATGTGCGGAGAGATTTCAGACCCCGAGCACTTTGAAGAGGCACCAGCTTATTCACACAGGAAAGAAGTCGTGGAAGAGGTTCCATCGTGTAGACACCGTAAAGGctcaccagagaatacacacaggggagaagcctttccactgctcctTGTGTGGGAAGACTTTTGGTTGGTCAATACATTTGAAGAGACACCAGAAAATACATACAGAggagaagcctttccactgctcccaatgtgggaagagttttaatCAGTTATCAAATTTAACGAAACACCAACAAACTCACACAAGAGAGAAACCTtttcactgctcccagtgtgggaagagtttcagtcTGTCATCATATCTGAAGAAGCACCAAATAACTCACACAGAAGAGAAACCGTTCAGTTGTGATcattgtgggaagagttttaaaTTGGAAGGAAGCCTTAAGAGTCATCAGAGAATGCATAGTGGAGAGAAGCCCCACCATTGCTCGCAATGTGGTAAGAGCTTCGGTCAGGCAGGAGACTTAAAGAGACATCAGAGAATACATAGTGGAGAGAAGCCATACCACTGCTCTCAATGTGGAAAAAGCTTCAGTCGGTTAAATGTCCTAAAGCAACATCAGAGAGGACACACAGGGGAGAATCCtttccactgctcccaatgtgggaaGACCTTCAGCGAGAAAGGAAATCTAAAgcaacaccagagaatacacacgggagagaagccaTACAGCTGTGATCAGTGCGGGAATTGTTTTAAATGGAAAGAAATGCTGAAAGAACATCAAGAAGTAATTCACAGTGCAGTGCCCAACACTGACCTTATAATGGAGCTGCCAAGCTGGGCGGCTACATATCTAACTAATATTGACTGA